In Rutidosis leptorrhynchoides isolate AG116_Rl617_1_P2 chromosome 2, CSIRO_AGI_Rlap_v1, whole genome shotgun sequence, one genomic interval encodes:
- the LOC139888257 gene encoding non-specific lipid-transfer protein 1-like, whose amino-acid sequence MTIITMKVLCVAMACMVTMVPNTEAEITCDDFDKHVPPCVKYVRGVDEVPSKECCNKLKESISTLKTRLDNEMACKCMVNAHSQIPDIKPDNARNLPNKCNVNVPFKTGLDTNCDKYYAMNKKLAVIYCFAQLKDCHAKIAIGADVSSGPSALA is encoded by the exons atgacaataataacaatGAAGGTCTTATGTGTTGCGATGGCTTGCATGGTGACTATGGTGCCCAATACGGAGGCTGAAATTACTTGTGATGATTTCGATAAACATGTGCCGCCATGCGTTAAGTACGTCCGAGGTGTCGATGAGGTACCGTCTAAAGAATGTTGCAATAAGCTTAAGGAATCTATCTCTACTTTGAAAACTCGCCTTGATAATGAAATGGCATGTAAGTGTATGGTAAACGCCCATAGTCAAATTCCTGACATCAAACCTGACAACGCCCGTAACCTTCCTAACAAGTGTAATGTGAACGTTCCTTTCAAGACAGGTCTTGATACTAATTGCGACAAGTAC TATGCAATGAATAAAAAACTTGCAGTTATATATTGTTTTGCACAACTAAAGGATTGTcacgccaaaatcgccattggcgCGGATGTtagctctggtcccagtgctttggCTTGA